The bacterium sequence AAGCCATTTGGGCGCAGAATTGAATTGGATTGCTGAAAAACCCGGAGAACTGGAGCGTTTAAAGAGCACCTTTATTTCCAGTATTTCCCATCAATTCAAGTCTCCTCTCACAGCCATAGAAGGTTATATTGATTTTTTTATTGAAGGAATAGATGCTGGAATCGGGAAGGAAAAGCAGATTAAAGCATTAAACATAATGAAACATAATGCTTCCCGCCTGGGCAAGTTGATTAACGATGTCCTTGACTTGGCTGAGATAGAAGCCAGACAGCTTGAGATTAAGAGGCAGCCTTTTAATTTAGGCGAGGTCCTTGAAGAAGAGGCAGGAGAGTTTCAATCTCTTGCCCGGAAGAGAGAGATTGAAATCGAGGTGAAAAAAGAAGAAAAAATGGGACAGGTTTTAGGGGATAGAAAAGAGCTGAAAAAGGTCATAGATAACCTTTTAAGTAATGCGCTGAAGTTCAACCACAGGCAAGGCAAGGTGGTTATAGAGGCAAAGGAGACCGGTGGTCAGGCAGGAGAAAGCAGTGGTTTCGTTGAGGTGTCCATTAGCGACACGGGATGCGGCATACCAGAAACGGAAATTTCAAAGGTATTTGATAAATTTCGCAGGTTGACTCTGGAAGATGAGACAGTGATGGAAGAATTGAAGGGGCCTGGTTTAGGGTTGGCAATCTCTAAAGGTATAGTGGAGGCACAGGGTGGGAAGATATGGGTGGAAAGTGAATTGGGGAAAGGTAGCAAGTTC is a genomic window containing:
- a CDS encoding HAMP domain-containing sensor histidine kinase; this translates as MKIKTKIVLFSGLFLCGIIGGLIAAGFFLERWVFLLLGIIGIVLGILGTLVMASRISGRVEKLTTVAKSIARGQFARVIEPENDELSHLGAELNWIAEKPGELERLKSTFISSISHQFKSPLTAIEGYIDFFIEGIDAGIGKEKQIKALNIMKHNASRLGKLINDVLDLAEIEARQLEIKRQPFNLGEVLEEEAGEFQSLARKREIEIEVKKEEKMGQVLGDRKELKKVIDNLLSNALKFNHRQGKVVIEAKETGGQAGESSGFVEVSISDTGCGIPETEISKVFDKFRRLTLEDETVMEELKGPGLGLAISKGIVEAQGGKIWVESELGKGSKF